The following are from one region of the Noviherbaspirillum sedimenti genome:
- a CDS encoding SDR family NAD(P)-dependent oxidoreductase, which produces MFDFSGKTALITGAASGIGKATAEYFFGCGANVVLADINEGAARVVAEALDPSGERVSAFRYDAGASVSAAEVVAHAVERHSGIDHLVSCAGIYDQQITAEMTDEAWRRTIAINLDGVFFLVRSAIPVLRDNGAIVTLASVAAHVGGTGGHAHYGASKGGVLALTRGLAKDLAPRIRVNCVSPGLIETPMTGGLIGRMGEDILKQILLRRYGKPSEIASVIAFLCSDAASFVTGETIIVSGGAYMG; this is translated from the coding sequence ATGTTTGATTTCTCGGGCAAGACGGCGTTGATAACTGGCGCGGCCAGCGGTATTGGCAAGGCGACAGCGGAATATTTCTTTGGTTGTGGCGCGAATGTGGTTCTCGCCGATATCAACGAGGGCGCGGCACGCGTCGTCGCAGAAGCGCTCGATCCGTCCGGTGAGCGCGTCTCCGCGTTCAGATACGACGCGGGCGCTTCGGTCAGCGCTGCGGAGGTAGTTGCCCATGCGGTCGAACGGCACAGCGGGATTGATCACCTCGTTTCCTGTGCCGGTATTTATGATCAGCAGATCACGGCGGAGATGACCGACGAAGCTTGGCGGCGCACCATCGCCATCAACCTCGACGGAGTATTTTTCCTGGTGCGCAGCGCGATCCCGGTGTTGCGGGACAACGGGGCGATCGTGACGCTGGCCTCAGTGGCGGCGCATGTTGGCGGGACGGGAGGTCATGCTCATTATGGGGCGTCGAAGGGGGGCGTGCTCGCCCTCACGCGAGGTCTTGCGAAAGACCTCGCGCCACGCATCAGGGTGAACTGCGTCTCGCCCGGTCTGATTGAAACCCCAATGACGGGTGGGTTGATCGGCCGAATGGGCGAAGACATCCTTAAGCAGATCCTCTTGCGGCGCTACGGCAAACCGTCCGAGATTGCCAGCGTGATCGCTTTTCTCTGCAGCGACGCCGCGAGCTTCGTGACCGGAGAAACGATTATCGTATCGGGCGGCGCTTATATGGGCTAA
- a CDS encoding amidohydrolase family protein, which produces MDFDMEANSPGEKTLKFHTTTSADSVAVEAEQIVRPDLPVVDAHFHVWNMTGFDYFAPEYLRDVSAGHKVEASIYVECDMGYSDNANAHYRPVGETEYVMRQLKLARGATHDFASGIVGSANLLLGEAVRPILESHLQAGKERFRGIRARIAWDSDPVAGYGKRAGFPSENIVTQAAFLEGTQWLQDLGLILETWGFHTQLRDLCRGAAHCPELNIVLNHLGGPLGVGRYASMRDEVFKEWSAGLRAIAEHPNVHIKLSGVGVTRLGFGLGVDGRNATSDDIVAASSRYVKICVETFGPERCIFGSNYPVDKVVGSYPILLNAYKKMLSDLSDRDQRAVFSDNARRIYRI; this is translated from the coding sequence ATGGATTTCGATATGGAAGCGAATTCACCGGGGGAAAAGACCTTGAAATTTCACACGACGACTTCTGCCGATTCCGTGGCGGTCGAAGCCGAACAGATAGTTCGACCGGATCTGCCGGTAGTCGATGCACATTTCCATGTTTGGAACATGACAGGCTTTGACTATTTTGCGCCTGAATATCTTCGCGACGTGAGCGCGGGCCACAAGGTTGAGGCGAGCATCTATGTCGAATGCGACATGGGTTACTCTGACAACGCTAATGCCCACTATCGCCCGGTTGGGGAAACCGAATACGTTATGCGGCAGCTAAAGTTGGCGCGCGGTGCGACCCACGATTTCGCATCCGGCATTGTTGGAAGCGCTAATCTGCTGCTTGGAGAAGCGGTGAGGCCGATACTTGAATCGCACTTGCAGGCTGGAAAAGAGCGATTCCGAGGCATCCGCGCGCGGATAGCCTGGGATTCCGATCCGGTTGCAGGTTACGGAAAACGCGCCGGCTTCCCATCAGAGAACATTGTTACACAGGCAGCCTTTCTGGAGGGAACGCAATGGCTGCAAGATCTCGGACTGATTCTCGAGACCTGGGGATTCCATACGCAATTGCGTGATCTATGTCGGGGGGCAGCCCACTGCCCTGAACTCAACATCGTTTTGAATCACTTGGGCGGGCCTCTCGGTGTGGGGCGCTACGCCAGCATGCGGGATGAGGTGTTCAAGGAATGGTCAGCTGGACTTCGAGCGATCGCCGAACATCCCAACGTGCATATCAAACTCAGTGGGGTGGGCGTAACACGATTGGGATTCGGGCTCGGGGTCGATGGACGAAATGCGACGTCCGATGATATCGTTGCAGCCTCATCTCGCTATGTGAAGATATGTGTGGAAACGTTCGGCCCTGAGCGCTGCATCTTCGGAAGCAACTACCCGGTAGACAAAGTAGTTGGGTCTTATCCCATACTATTAAATGCATACAAAAAGATGCTCTCTGATCTCTCTGACAGAGATCAGAGAGCCGTATTTTCAGATAATGCGCGACGTATCTATCGCATATAA
- the dctP gene encoding TRAP transporter substrate-binding protein DctP — protein sequence MICKILPKNLLAIAAILCPAVTWAETFTVSTALQPKHWGSTHGAEPFMACVKQATKNQIDFTYYPSGQLAKFNQSLSAVNNKLAQISYIVIVTESAKLPLNGIPTLPDMGDTVVQMTNAYRKVLRSGGPLAKEYAANRVVPLLINMFPAYQLVSRSGPMDQLEKIKGKKISAGGESILVTTKALGAIPVEMSTVDAYMGLQNGTVDGAMQSLAAVKPYHFQEVSKAINANGSFGGAAGVWVIDRGIWDGLSPENQKTMSDCGLKIEAELAQWADKWAEELKVELVAAG from the coding sequence ATGATCTGTAAAATTCTGCCGAAAAACCTTCTCGCGATTGCAGCAATTCTGTGCCCGGCAGTGACTTGGGCTGAGACATTCACAGTATCCACGGCTCTTCAACCTAAACACTGGGGATCAACTCATGGGGCAGAGCCTTTCATGGCATGCGTAAAGCAAGCAACGAAGAATCAAATCGATTTCACTTACTACCCTTCCGGTCAGCTCGCGAAATTCAATCAGTCGCTCAGCGCGGTAAATAATAAGCTGGCTCAGATATCGTATATCGTCATTGTCACTGAGAGCGCCAAACTGCCGCTCAACGGGATTCCGACGTTGCCAGACATGGGAGACACCGTGGTTCAAATGACGAATGCATACAGAAAGGTCTTGCGCAGCGGCGGGCCGCTTGCGAAAGAATACGCTGCAAATAGGGTGGTACCTCTTCTGATAAATATGTTTCCGGCATACCAATTAGTTTCCAGGTCCGGCCCAATGGATCAGCTTGAAAAAATAAAGGGCAAGAAAATAAGCGCAGGTGGCGAGTCTATTCTAGTCACTACGAAAGCACTAGGAGCCATTCCGGTAGAGATGTCCACTGTTGACGCCTATATGGGCCTGCAAAATGGAACGGTCGACGGGGCGATGCAGTCGCTTGCAGCCGTAAAGCCGTACCATTTTCAAGAGGTGTCCAAGGCTATAAACGCCAATGGCAGCTTCGGCGGAGCGGCCGGTGTTTGGGTAATTGATCGCGGCATCTGGGACGGGCTTTCGCCTGAAAATCAGAAAACCATGTCAGATTGTGGATTGAAAATTGAGGCTGAGCTTGCCCAGTGGGCCGACAAGTGGGCGGAGGAACTGAAGGTGGAACTGGTAGCGGCCGGCTAA
- a CDS encoding NIPSNAP family protein — protein MILEMCVYRCAAGRLPVLLKRFETATLPLFEKHGFKSHGFFTTVIGASHQELTYMLRWESLAEREGCWRTFHADPEWIAARTASEEDGFIVVNASNQILQPTAFSPLR, from the coding sequence ATGATCTTGGAAATGTGTGTTTATCGCTGCGCAGCCGGGCGGCTGCCGGTGCTACTCAAACGCTTTGAGACTGCGACGTTGCCGCTGTTCGAGAAGCATGGATTCAAGTCGCACGGTTTTTTCACGACCGTGATTGGGGCGTCGCATCAGGAGTTGACGTACATGCTTCGGTGGGAATCGCTCGCCGAAAGGGAAGGCTGCTGGAGAACCTTCCACGCGGACCCCGAATGGATCGCGGCGCGTACGGCGAGCGAAGAGGACGGGTTCATTGTGGTGAACGCATCCAACCAGATTCTGCAGCCGACAGCCTTTTCGCCGTTGCGGTGA
- a CDS encoding aldo/keto reductase, with product MKMTHKRKLGQGGLEVSAFGLGCMGMSFAYGPPADRAEMIGLLRKAVERGVSFFDTAEVYGPYANEELLGEALEPFRGEVVIATKFGFKLKADASPGWDGLDSRPEQIRKVADACLKRLRVDAIDLFYQHRTDPDVPIEDVAGTVKDLIAEGKVKHFGLSEAGVDTIRRAHAVQPVAALQSEYSLWWREPESEILPLLEELGIGFVPYSPLGKGFLTGTIDANTQFDSTDGRSTKPRFQPEAIKANQALVALIQGAAVRTGATAAQVALAWLLAQKPWIVPIPGTRKLSRLEENLGAAEVALSDEELSSLSEAAEKIDILGGRYSEDMRQHLERN from the coding sequence ATGAAGATGACACATAAGCGGAAACTTGGCCAGGGCGGCCTCGAGGTGTCGGCTTTCGGGCTCGGCTGCATGGGGATGAGCTTCGCTTACGGTCCGCCCGCCGACAGAGCCGAAATGATCGGGCTGCTCCGCAAGGCAGTAGAGCGAGGTGTGAGCTTCTTCGACACGGCCGAGGTCTATGGCCCCTACGCAAATGAGGAGCTGCTCGGTGAAGCGCTCGAGCCCTTTCGCGGCGAAGTCGTCATCGCCACCAAATTCGGTTTCAAGCTCAAGGCCGATGCTTCGCCCGGTTGGGACGGGCTCGACAGCCGCCCCGAACAGATCAGGAAGGTAGCGGACGCGTGCTTGAAGCGTCTGCGGGTCGACGCAATCGATCTGTTCTACCAGCATCGCACCGATCCCGACGTTCCGATCGAAGACGTTGCCGGCACGGTGAAGGATCTGATCGCTGAAGGCAAGGTAAAGCACTTCGGACTGTCCGAGGCGGGCGTGGATACGATCCGGCGCGCGCACGCGGTGCAGCCCGTGGCCGCATTGCAAAGCGAGTATTCGCTCTGGTGGCGCGAGCCAGAAAGCGAAATCCTGCCACTGCTCGAAGAGCTCGGCATCGGTTTTGTGCCCTATAGCCCCCTTGGCAAAGGTTTTCTCACCGGAACGATCGACGCGAACACTCAGTTCGATAGCACAGATGGCCGAAGCACGAAGCCGCGCTTTCAGCCTGAGGCCATCAAGGCGAACCAGGCACTCGTTGCCCTCATCCAGGGCGCAGCCGTTCGGACAGGCGCGACAGCGGCCCAGGTCGCGCTCGCATGGCTGCTCGCGCAGAAGCCATGGATCGTGCCGATCCCAGGCACACGGAAGCTGAGCCGGCTGGAGGAAAATCTCGGCGCCGCGGAAGTGGCTCTATCGGATGAGGAGCTTAGCAGCCTGTCGGAAGCTGCGGAGAAGATCGATATTCTCGGCGGCCGCTATTCCGAGGATATGCGCCAGCACCTCGAACGCAACTGA
- a CDS encoding CaiB/BaiF CoA transferase family protein gives MQKKGGPLSGIRILDAASLLAAPTAATLLSEYGAEVIKVEQPGTGDTMRRYPPFQDDVSLLWKVISRNKRSIALDLRKESGREVLRELASKCDVVTLNYRPETLAKWGLDFDDLVKCKKDIVVLHVTAYGRTGPYANRPGFARVAEAFSGLTYRTGFSDREPVQSGYPMLGDGVAGLYGAFSILLALRERDRTGEAQLIDLGLYEPLLRLMEDQIAAYGASGTITERIGNANPLIAPNGMFPTRDGRYVAIPASTEPLWRRLVALIGDESLYAYDSNVLRIANRTLIEGKVEEWTKQHDLLELVDICAEAGIACGPVYSAGEIARDPHIAARGSVISVDDAEVGGPVKMASPAGRYSGFEAEVNHLGPKLGEHTQEILSDLLGYSQEMIDALRRDGVL, from the coding sequence ATGCAAAAGAAGGGAGGCCCTCTCTCGGGCATCAGAATCCTCGACGCGGCATCTCTGCTCGCCGCGCCGACCGCGGCAACGCTTCTGTCGGAATATGGCGCCGAGGTGATCAAGGTGGAACAGCCCGGCACGGGCGATACGATGCGTCGATATCCGCCGTTTCAAGATGACGTTTCGCTGCTGTGGAAGGTGATTAGCCGCAACAAGCGCAGCATTGCGCTCGATCTGCGAAAGGAATCGGGTCGCGAGGTCCTGCGAGAACTCGCTAGCAAATGCGACGTGGTCACGTTGAACTATCGGCCCGAGACGCTAGCCAAGTGGGGCCTCGACTTCGACGATCTGGTCAAATGCAAGAAGGACATCGTTGTCCTGCACGTGACCGCGTATGGACGGACTGGTCCCTACGCCAATCGCCCGGGCTTTGCCCGCGTGGCCGAAGCCTTTTCGGGGCTCACCTACCGGACCGGGTTCTCCGATCGCGAGCCCGTGCAGTCAGGTTATCCGATGCTGGGCGACGGTGTTGCCGGGCTTTACGGCGCGTTCTCGATTCTGCTCGCCCTGCGCGAGCGGGATCGCACGGGTGAAGCTCAGCTGATCGATCTCGGCCTCTACGAGCCGCTTCTTCGCCTGATGGAAGACCAGATCGCGGCATACGGCGCAAGCGGCACGATTACGGAGCGGATCGGCAATGCGAACCCGCTCATTGCCCCGAACGGAATGTTCCCGACGAGGGATGGCCGCTACGTCGCGATTCCGGCTTCGACTGAACCGCTCTGGCGGCGGCTGGTGGCCCTGATCGGGGACGAGTCGCTCTATGCGTATGACAGCAACGTCCTCCGCATCGCCAACCGGACCCTGATCGAGGGCAAGGTTGAGGAATGGACGAAACAGCACGATCTGTTGGAACTCGTCGACATCTGCGCGGAGGCCGGCATTGCCTGCGGTCCTGTCTATTCGGCTGGGGAAATCGCGCGAGATCCCCACATCGCCGCCCGCGGCTCGGTGATCTCGGTTGATGATGCCGAAGTTGGCGGGCCGGTAAAGATGGCATCGCCGGCGGGGCGGTACTCTGGATTCGAAGCCGAGGTCAACCACCTGGGCCCGAAGCTCGGCGAGCATACGCAAGAGATCTTGTCTGATCTGCTCGGCTACTCGCAGGAGATGATCGACGCGCTGCGTCGCGACGGAGTGCTCTGA
- a CDS encoding serine hydrolase domain-containing protein has protein sequence MAGIKGLCNPRFQRVQEMLSEYIDAGKEVGASLYLNIDGEDVIDMWGGWRERERETAWTEHTIVNVFSGSKNVTSVALLMLVDRGQLDLEAPVAKYWPEFAQNGKENVLVRHLMSHTAGLPAWEPPFSFDDAVDAERSTARLAAQAPWWKPGTRGSYHASTFGHLNAELVRRVSGRSLREFIASEIAEPMDADFYLGVSDKDFDKVATIYPADEPPPTAAAPAASAAPSEPTEEEIISKRTRLGSFSGTLGDPLTVFNSPEWRRTDFAGSSGHANARGLGRIMTALSNDGVSHGVKLLSPATIDLIFREQASGIDAYYMKPIRWGIGYALAPLETKDKGPLPFILPSKRTCYWYGTGGAMAIAEVERRITIGYVMNQCQAGRNSLNGAYYKAIYDCL, from the coding sequence ATGGCTGGCATCAAAGGATTGTGCAACCCGCGTTTCCAACGAGTTCAGGAAATGCTTTCCGAGTATATCGATGCTGGTAAGGAGGTGGGAGCCAGCCTGTACCTTAATATCGATGGCGAAGACGTAATCGACATGTGGGGCGGTTGGCGCGAGCGCGAGCGCGAAACCGCCTGGACTGAACATACCATCGTCAACGTCTTCTCGGGTTCCAAGAACGTGACCAGCGTTGCACTTCTCATGCTGGTCGACCGGGGCCAGCTTGACCTTGAGGCTCCGGTCGCGAAGTACTGGCCTGAGTTTGCGCAAAACGGTAAGGAAAACGTTCTTGTCCGCCATCTGATGAGCCACACGGCCGGCCTTCCCGCCTGGGAGCCCCCATTCTCGTTCGACGATGCGGTAGACGCCGAACGCTCAACTGCAAGACTCGCCGCGCAGGCCCCGTGGTGGAAGCCAGGTACGCGCGGCTCATACCATGCCAGCACCTTCGGCCATCTGAATGCTGAACTGGTGAGGCGCGTGTCGGGCCGTTCGCTGCGCGAATTTATCGCCTCAGAAATCGCAGAGCCCATGGACGCGGATTTCTATCTGGGCGTGTCGGACAAGGACTTCGACAAAGTCGCGACGATCTATCCGGCGGACGAACCGCCGCCCACAGCCGCTGCTCCTGCCGCCAGCGCCGCGCCGTCGGAGCCCACCGAAGAGGAAATCATCTCGAAGCGCACGCGCCTGGGTTCCTTCTCTGGCACGCTGGGTGACCCATTGACCGTGTTCAACTCGCCTGAATGGCGCCGCACAGATTTCGCAGGCAGCAGCGGCCATGCGAACGCCCGCGGTCTGGGACGAATCATGACCGCGCTGAGCAACGATGGAGTCTCGCATGGGGTCAAGCTGCTTTCGCCCGCGACGATCGACCTGATTTTCCGCGAACAGGCGAGCGGGATTGACGCGTACTACATGAAGCCGATCCGCTGGGGCATTGGCTACGCGCTGGCACCACTGGAGACGAAGGATAAGGGGCCTTTGCCTTTCATCCTGCCCAGCAAGCGGACCTGCTACTGGTATGGGACCGGCGGCGCGATGGCGATTGCCGAAGTCGAGCGGCGCATAACGATTGGCTATGTGATGAACCAATGCCAAGCGGGTCGGAATTCGCTGAACGGGGCGTATTACAAGGCAATCTACGATTGCCTTTGA
- a CDS encoding MaoC family dehydratase N-terminal domain-containing protein: MYINREQALELKLAPINVEVERGRLRLFAKANGETNPVYSDVEAARAAGYPDLPVPPSFLGNAVELDIPDPLSWMSAIGIDTSSTLHGEQSMVYHAMAFAGDNLTLHRRIVDVYTKKGGALEFAVKKTDIMRGDTLVAESYCSIAVLHPEANK; encoded by the coding sequence ATGTACATCAATCGTGAACAGGCCCTGGAGCTAAAGCTGGCTCCGATCAACGTCGAGGTAGAGCGAGGGCGACTGCGACTTTTCGCCAAAGCGAACGGCGAAACCAATCCGGTCTATAGCGATGTCGAGGCTGCGCGGGCCGCTGGCTATCCCGACCTGCCAGTTCCGCCCAGCTTTCTGGGTAACGCCGTCGAACTGGATATCCCGGATCCGCTGAGCTGGATGTCCGCCATCGGCATCGACACGTCGAGTACGCTTCATGGCGAACAGTCAATGGTCTATCACGCCATGGCCTTCGCTGGTGACAACCTGACACTGCACCGCAGGATCGTCGACGTCTACACGAAAAAAGGAGGCGCACTCGAATTCGCAGTGAAGAAGACCGACATCATGCGCGGCGACACACTTGTCGCCGAAAGCTACTGTTCAATAGCTGTTCTGCATCCGGAGGCAAACAAATGA
- a CDS encoding MaoC/PaaZ C-terminal domain-containing protein — translation MILENVTVGTELPPLQLEPISRRTLALFAGGSGDHQPVHIDIDVAKARGRGDVIAHGMLSMAYLGRLLTNWIPQERIRSFKARFAAVAPVYGEPRCTGRVVAVENGLATLDLTVALADGTVTVRGEAIVDITPGTEKSCGSPNAAR, via the coding sequence ATGATCCTTGAGAATGTGACCGTAGGAACCGAACTTCCACCCCTCCAGTTAGAACCAATTTCGCGGAGAACGCTGGCTCTCTTCGCCGGCGGGTCCGGCGACCATCAACCGGTTCATATCGACATTGATGTTGCAAAGGCGAGAGGGCGGGGCGACGTGATCGCTCACGGCATGCTGTCTATGGCTTATCTCGGCAGGCTTCTGACGAACTGGATTCCGCAAGAGCGTATCCGGTCCTTCAAAGCGCGCTTTGCAGCTGTGGCGCCGGTTTATGGAGAACCGCGCTGCACTGGCCGCGTCGTCGCAGTCGAGAACGGGCTGGCCACGCTGGATCTTACCGTGGCTCTGGCCGATGGGACGGTGACGGTCCGGGGCGAGGCAATCGTCGACATAACCCCGGGCACGGAAAAATCATGTGGATCACCGAACGCGGCTCGGTGA
- a CDS encoding IS3 family transposase (programmed frameshift) — protein MSKSRSPYPAELRKQLVELVHAGRTPTELSREFKVTAQSIANWVGQAAIDAGKPLPGKDGLASTEREELARLRRQLKQLQAERDILVKANGLVRGSQRCDIPEVFALVMANQAVLPVRTMCRVLGISASGYYAWRDRRPSARAVANAVVTERIRQIHADSDLAYGMPRVRGKLMDQGMVISRQRVAVLMRKAGIRGISRRRGMPVPIGHEECHRAAQDHLVADAPNQLWVADMKYIPTRVGFIYLAVVIDAFSGRVVGWAIGEHVASDLVLSALNVAQEQSRATGGIHHGDQGSQYASVALGNRCRSMGVRPSVGTVDGSSDKAMTMTESFFARLERDLLDWRMFKTKIDASLAISTWIESWYNPRHSGLQETLTVA, from the exons ATGTCTAAATCCAGATCGCCGTACCCGGCGGAACTCCGCAAACAGCTTGTCGAGTTGGTTCATGCAGGCAGGACACCGACAGAGCTGTCTCGCGAATTCAAAGTCACGGCCCAGAGCATCGCCAACTGGGTGGGGCAAGCGGCCATCGATGCCGGCAAGCCTCTGCCTGGCAAGGACGGCCTCGCCTCGACCGAGCGCGAAGAATTGGCTCGGCTGCGCAGGCAGCTCAAGCAGCTTCAGGCCGAGAGAGATATCTTGGTAAAGGCTA ACGGCCTGGTTCGCGGCTCGCAGCGATGCGACATCCCCGAGGTCTTCGCACTCGTGATGGCGAACCAGGCCGTACTACCTGTCAGAACTATGTGCCGTGTACTGGGCATCTCGGCCAGCGGTTACTACGCATGGCGTGATCGAAGGCCGTCTGCGCGTGCAGTAGCCAATGCAGTGGTGACCGAGCGCATCCGACAGATCCATGCGGATTCCGATTTGGCCTACGGCATGCCACGCGTGCGAGGTAAGCTAATGGACCAAGGCATGGTGATCAGTCGCCAGCGCGTAGCGGTCTTGATGAGGAAGGCTGGCATCCGAGGTATAAGCCGTCGGCGAGGCATGCCGGTCCCCATCGGGCATGAGGAATGCCATCGCGCCGCGCAAGATCATCTGGTGGCTGACGCGCCGAATCAGCTGTGGGTAGCCGACATGAAATATATACCCACGCGGGTCGGCTTCATCTACCTTGCCGTGGTCATTGATGCCTTCAGTGGTCGGGTAGTCGGCTGGGCCATTGGCGAGCACGTGGCCTCTGACCTGGTGCTGTCGGCTTTGAACGTGGCTCAGGAGCAGAGTCGCGCGACAGGCGGCATCCATCACGGCGACCAAGGCAGCCAGTACGCGAGCGTGGCACTCGGTAACCGCTGCAGAAGCATGGGGGTTCGTCCATCCGTGGGCACGGTCGACGGTTCCAGCGACAAGGCCATGACCATGACTGAGAGCTTCTTTGCCAGACTGGAGCGCGACTTGCTTGATTGGCGGATGTTCAAGACCAAAATCGATGCCAGCTTGGCAATCTCCACCTGGATCGAGAGTTGGTACAACCCGCGACACAGTGGTCTTCAAGAGACTCTGACGGTAGCTTGA
- a CDS encoding electron transfer flavoprotein-ubiquinone oxidoreductase translates to MQTQNQNTVEQYGPREAMEYDVVVVGGGPAGLSAAIRLKQLAAEKGNEVSVCVLEKGGELGAHILSGAIMDPIAMAELFPDWKERGAPLNIPVSEDRFLFLTEKKALKTPNWLLPGCFQNHGNYVISLGNVVRWLGQQAKNLGVEIFPGFPAAEILYHEDGAVKGVATGNMGVDRNGNPTGAFQLGMELHAKYTLFAEGSRGHLGKQLMAKFDLNAGRDPQTYGIGIKELWEIDPKMHQPGLVIHTAGWPLDNATYGGSFLYHLEDNQVAVGYVVGLAYANPYLSPYEEFQRYKTHPAIRPFFEGGKRLSYGARAITAGGLQSLPKLVFPGGALIGCDAGFLNASRIKGSHAAMKSGMLAAEAAFEALRSQKQHTELTAYSRAFEMSWLYQELYKARNFKPWMSKGLYLGALMVGIDQTLFRGKAQWTLHHRHADHETLNPASECHPIEYPKPDGKLTFDCLSSVFISNTNHAEDQPVHLTLKDPSVPLNLNLMKYAGPESRFCPAGVYEFVKSDIGEARLQINAQNCQHCKTCDIKDPTQNIVWVTPEGGGPNYPNM, encoded by the coding sequence ATGCAGACCCAGAACCAAAACACGGTAGAACAGTACGGTCCGCGTGAAGCGATGGAATACGATGTGGTGGTGGTCGGCGGAGGACCTGCCGGCCTGTCGGCGGCCATCCGCCTCAAACAGCTTGCTGCGGAAAAAGGCAATGAGGTCTCGGTCTGCGTGCTGGAAAAAGGCGGCGAACTCGGCGCCCATATCCTCTCCGGCGCCATCATGGACCCCATTGCCATGGCCGAACTCTTCCCCGACTGGAAAGAGCGCGGCGCGCCCCTGAACATCCCGGTCAGCGAAGACCGCTTCCTCTTCCTCACCGAAAAGAAAGCCCTCAAGACCCCCAACTGGCTCTTGCCCGGATGCTTCCAGAACCATGGCAATTACGTCATTTCCCTGGGCAATGTGGTGCGCTGGCTGGGCCAGCAAGCGAAAAACCTGGGCGTGGAAATCTTTCCCGGCTTCCCGGCCGCGGAAATCCTGTATCACGAGGATGGCGCGGTCAAGGGTGTGGCCACCGGTAACATGGGCGTGGACCGGAATGGCAATCCCACCGGAGCCTTCCAGCTGGGCATGGAATTGCATGCGAAATACACGCTGTTTGCCGAAGGATCCCGCGGCCATCTGGGCAAGCAGCTGATGGCGAAGTTCGATTTGAATGCCGGACGCGATCCGCAAACCTATGGCATTGGCATCAAGGAATTGTGGGAAATCGATCCCAAGATGCACCAGCCCGGCCTGGTGATTCATACCGCTGGCTGGCCGCTGGACAATGCCACCTATGGCGGTTCCTTCCTCTATCACCTGGAAGACAACCAGGTGGCAGTGGGCTATGTGGTGGGCTTGGCGTATGCCAACCCCTACCTATCGCCGTACGAGGAATTCCAGCGCTACAAAACCCATCCAGCCATCCGCCCCTTCTTTGAAGGCGGCAAGCGCTTGTCCTATGGCGCGCGCGCCATCACCGCCGGCGGCCTGCAATCCCTGCCGAAACTGGTGTTCCCGGGCGGCGCCCTGATCGGCTGCGATGCCGGGTTCCTCAATGCCTCGCGCATCAAGGGCAGCCATGCCGCCATGAAGAGCGGCATGCTGGCCGCCGAAGCGGCCTTTGAGGCGCTACGGAGTCAAAAGCAGCATACCGAGTTAACGGCCTACTCGAGAGCATTCGAAATGTCGTGGCTGTATCAGGAGCTATACAAGGCCCGCAATTTCAAGCCCTGGATGAGCAAGGGCTTGTATTTGGGCGCGCTGATGGTGGGCATAGACCAGACCCTCTTCCGCGGCAAGGCGCAGTGGACGCTGCATCATAGGCATGCGGACCATGAAACGCTGAATCCGGCGTCCGAATGCCACCCGATTGAGTATCCCAAACCAGATGGCAAGCTGACGTTTGACTGCCTCTCATCCGTGTTCATTTCCAATACCAATCATGCGGAAGACCAGCCGGTACATCTGACGCTGAAAGACCCGTCGGTGCCTCTCAACCTCAACTTGATGAAATACGCGGGACCGGAGTCGCGATTCTGTCCAGCCGGGGTGTATGAATTCGTCAAGAGCGATATCGGTGAAGCACGATTGCAGATCAATGCGCAAAACTGCCAGCATTGCAAGACGTGCGACATCAAGGATCCGACGCAGAATATTGTGTGGGTGACACCGGAAGGCGGCGGGCCGAATTACCCGAATATGTAG
- a CDS encoding acyl-CoA thioesterase: MTRIQIELPEHFAFATEIPLYFHHINSGGHLDNALLLSLVSEARVRYFKTQGSQELDAIGLIMIVADAAVQYKSEAFYGEVMVVEMTPMHFHRKGFDLVYRMCDKASGREVARGKSGMLCFDHGLRKTAPMPESFVQRMAATAVADQRPPAEAARR, encoded by the coding sequence ATGACCAGAATCCAGATTGAACTTCCGGAGCATTTCGCCTTTGCGACCGAGATTCCGTTGTACTTCCACCATATAAACTCGGGCGGGCACTTGGACAACGCCCTCCTGCTGAGCCTCGTATCCGAGGCTCGGGTTCGTTACTTCAAGACTCAAGGCTCCCAGGAACTGGACGCAATCGGCCTTATTATGATCGTCGCCGACGCCGCCGTGCAATACAAATCCGAGGCCTTTTACGGTGAGGTGATGGTCGTGGAGATGACGCCGATGCATTTCCACCGCAAGGGCTTCGACTTGGTCTATCGCATGTGCGACAAGGCGAGCGGCCGCGAGGTGGCCCGCGGCAAGTCTGGGATGCTCTGTTTCGATCACGGCTTGCGCAAGACGGCCCCCATGCCCGAGTCCTTCGTCCAGCGCATGGCGGCTACGGCCGTCGCCGACCAGCGGCCGCCGGCCGAAGCTGCCCGGCGATAG